The Candidatus Hydrogenedentota bacterium genome contains a region encoding:
- a CDS encoding family 43 glycosylhydrolase — protein MRYGDADHGAPFAKDPSVVRHGGRYLMYYSVRLPGRIGIGIAESDDLTRWRKAGEFAAAADYEKKGVAAPAALAHGGRVHLFYQTYGNGPKDALCHAVSDDGLTFERNATNPVFAPSGGWTAGRAIDAEVRLHGDTAFLYGATRDPEMKRQMLFVATAPVAAGFVREGWTQRCDAPILAPELPWETDCIEAPSVIRRGGRFFMFYAGGYNNDPQQIGVAVSDDGLAWTRLSDDPLLPNGPEGAWNHSESGHPGVFQDDNGDTWLFFQGNNDQGKTWFLSKMRVAWDAEGLPYLIRPEDGHEFRLARTRMPVTPPPPDTGTPDNLLEEASP, from the coding sequence ATGCGCTACGGCGACGCGGACCACGGCGCGCCCTTTGCGAAGGACCCCTCCGTGGTGCGCCACGGCGGGCGCTATCTGATGTACTACTCGGTCCGCCTTCCCGGCCGCATCGGCATCGGCATCGCGGAGAGCGATGACCTGACCCGCTGGCGCAAGGCCGGCGAGTTCGCCGCGGCGGCGGACTACGAGAAAAAGGGGGTGGCCGCGCCCGCCGCGCTGGCGCATGGCGGGAGGGTGCACCTCTTCTACCAGACCTACGGCAACGGCCCGAAGGACGCCCTGTGCCACGCCGTCTCCGATGACGGGCTCACGTTCGAGCGCAACGCCACCAACCCCGTCTTCGCGCCGTCGGGCGGCTGGACGGCCGGCCGCGCGATTGACGCGGAGGTCCGCCTGCACGGGGACACGGCGTTCCTCTACGGCGCCACCCGCGACCCGGAGATGAAACGGCAGATGCTGTTCGTGGCGACGGCGCCGGTGGCGGCGGGCTTTGTGCGCGAGGGCTGGACCCAGCGCTGCGACGCGCCGATCCTCGCGCCCGAGCTGCCCTGGGAAACCGACTGCATCGAGGCCCCCTCGGTGATCCGGCGCGGCGGCCGCTTCTTCATGTTCTATGCGGGGGGCTACAACAACGACCCGCAGCAGATCGGCGTGGCCGTGTCGGACGACGGCCTCGCCTGGACCCGCCTCTCCGACGACCCGCTGCTCCCCAACGGGCCGGAGGGCGCGTGGAACCACAGCGAGTCGGGCCATCCCGGCGTGTTCCAGGACGACAACGGAGACACCTGGCTCTTCTTCCAGGGGAACAACGACCAGGGGAAGACGTGGTTCCTGTCCAAGATGCGCGTGGCGTGGGACGCGGAGGGCCTGCCCTATCTCATCCGGCCCGAGGACGGCCACGAGTTCCGCCTCGCGCGGACGCGCATGCCCGTGACGCCGCCCCCGCCGGACACGGGGACGCCTGACAACCTTTTGGAGGAAGCAAGCCCATGA